One genomic region from Daphnia magna isolate NIES linkage group LG10, ASM2063170v1.1, whole genome shotgun sequence encodes:
- the LOC116931536 gene encoding U3 small nucleolar RNA-associated protein 25 — protein sequence MTLEVGNRGRGSGPRGGGRGVGGDRGGGRGVSRGFRGGDVRGRGGRGRGDRGGRGFSRGGDRGSFRGGERGSFRGGERGSFRGGERGSFRGGDRGSFRGTFRGGNRGAPARGGFMGGKRDFNGSSVVRSKSKIPVCHEVAHALQLRICYKSDIPTEEELLKQLPGFHSRFQKSPDSADYFLLFKDIESLEAAKTNLEEDDTVTSVDYMGLRAERYLPESLENRQVFLQFYSEQEDEEAVKKIDDKIVSVKFMKSKSSCLAEFPTVEEANDFIKKTALSKNRGDLKYCAESTAMQTSNIAKASIQPNQIVVRDVPKKATLKELALLFPDANSVTLYNQTFPSSDYCHAAFRFENVDRVNAILTEKTEDEILGKKVYIAPAYSCLLTDMPKLGEPWTGDKLITESPKAKGSKESPKKKIKLEKDVNGGDEEDEDEDEENEDEEEEDEEEEDEEEGEGEGEDEENEENDDEEDEDDDEGEDENGKDDNEEEMESAADEDDEEEESDD from the exons ATGACTCTCGAG GTTGGAAATAGGGGTCGGGGTAGCGGACCTCGTGGCGGAGGCCGTGGCGTCGGAGGAGATCGAGGTGGTGGTCGTGGCGTTTCACGTGGATTTCGTGGCGGAGATGTACGCGGGCGTGGTGGTCGTGGACGTGGAGATCGCGGTGGTCGAGGGTTTTCTCGTGGAGGAGATCGAGGATCGTTTCGAGGTGGTGAACGAGGATCGTTTCGAGGTGGTGAACGAGGATCGTTTCGTGGTGGTGAACGAGGATCGTTTCGTGGTGGAGATCGAGGATCATTTCGAGGAACTTTTCGCGGTGGAAATCGAGGTGCTCCTGCAAGGGGAGGTTTTATGGGAGGCAAAAGAGATTTCAATGGTAGTTCTGTAGTAAGAAGCAAGTCTAAAATCCCTGTGTGCCACGAAGTTGCCCATGCACTTCAGTTACGGATCTGTTACAAATCAGACATTCCAACAGAAGAAGAACTACTGAAGCAACTCCCTGGTTTCCATTCTAGATTCCAGAAATCACCTGACAGTGCAGATtactttcttttatttaaagaCATTGAGTCTCTTGAAGCTGCGAAAACAAACTTAGAAGAAGATGACACTGTCACATCGGTTGACTACATGGGGCTTAGAGCAGAGAGATATCTG ccCGAATCATTAGAAAACAGACAGGTCTTCCTCCAGTTTTATTCAGAacaagaagacgaagaagcagtaaaaaaaattgacgatAAGATTGTGTCAGTTAAATTTATGAAATCCAAGTCAAG TTGTTTAGCTGAATTCCCAACTGTTGAGGAGGCAAATGACTTCATCAAGAAAACAGCCCTGTCAAAGAATCGTGGGGATCTTAAATATTGTGCAGAGAGCACTGCAATGCAAACCTCTAATATTGCAAAAGCCAGCATTCAACCTAACCA AATTGTCGTACGGGATGTTCCCAAAAAAGCTACTCTAAAAGAATTAGCCCTCCTCTTCCCAGATGCCAACTCCGTGACGCTTTACAACCAAACGTTCCCATCGTCTGACTATTG CCATGCCGCCTTCCGTTTCGAAAATGTCGACCGAGTAAATGCAATTCTCACTGAGAAGACAGAGGACGAAATTCTTGGGAAAAAGGTTTACATTGCTCCAGCATACAGTTGCTTATTGACAGATATGCCTAAGCTAGGAGAACCTTGGACGGGAGACAAACTGATTACAGAATCCCCTaaa gCAAAGGGTTCAAAAGAAtcaccaaagaaaaaaatcaaattggaGAAAGATGTGAACGGTggtgatgaagaagatgaagatgaagatgaagaaaatgaagatgaagaagaagaagatgaagaagaagaagatgaagaagaaggtgAAGGTGAAggtgaagatgaagaaaacgaggaaaatgatgatgaagaagatgaagacgaCGATGAAGGCGAGGATGAAAATGGCAAAGATGACAACGAAGAAGAGATGGAATCTGCT